TAGAGCATTTAACCTTAGAAATTCTGATGCCGCTGATTGATGGTAAACGTGAAGCTAGCGAGGCAAGTCGCTACTTTCAAGAAAAATTCGAGGAAGTCTTGATTGATGAGTATCAGGATGTGAATCAGCTGCAAGAAAGTATTCTCTATGGCGTGACACGTCATCATCCCGCTACTGAAAACCTCTTTATGGTGGGGGATGTGAAGCAATCCATTTATGCTTTCCGTCTCGCTGATCCGGGTTTATTCTTACGGAAATACCAAGACTTTGGACAAGATATCGCCGGTAAACGTATTATTTTGGCGGAGAATTTTCGTTCCCGCAGTGATGTCATAGATTTTACCAACTTTATCTTCCGCCAGTTGATGGACGTGCAAGTCGGACAAATGGCTTATGACAGTCTGGCTGAATTAAAACTAGGGAATAAGAATTTTCCCGCGACTACAAGCTGTCAGACTGAAGTCATGATTTATTTGAAAGGCGAAGGGGAGTCTGATTCCAAGAACGACTCTGACTTAACGATGCAAGCCGATCCGGAAACTATCATGGAAATCGATGACAAAGCAACAGGGGAAATTACCATGGTTGCTCAAAAGATTCGGAACCTCATGGATGAAAAAGGCAAAATGTACGATAAAGAGACAAAAGCCTCACGTCTCATTACGTACAAAGATATCGTTCTATTGACACCTACTAAAAAGAATAACTTACTCATTTTAGAAACGTTCAAAGAATACGGTATTCCAGTAATCTTGAGTGATTCACAAAGCTTTTTCCAACGAACAGAAATTGCGACGATTTTATCTGTTTTGAAGATTATTGATAACCCGCGTCAGGATATCCCATTGGCCGCTGTACTGCGTTCGCCGATAGTAGGGATGAACGAACGCCAGCTTGCATCTATTCGCTTGAAGGAGCCAAATAAGCCGTATTATGATGCTGTGATGTCTTATCTAGTGACTGAACAGAAAAATCCGAATCACGAAGAACAGGAGACATTAGAGAAGCTCACACGTTTCAACTCCTTACTCACGCATTGGCGCAATTTTGCGAAGCAGGAGAACCTCGTGAATTTAATTTGGCAAATTTATAATGATACTCATTTCTTGGATTATGTCGGAGGGATGTCTTCAGGTAAGCAAAGAGTAGCTAACTTACATGCTTTTTACGAGCGTGCACAAAAATTTGAAGCGACAAACTTCAAAGGACTATTTCAGTTCATTCGTTTCATCGAGCGCATCCAAGACCGTGATCAAGATTTAGCGGAACCCACGACGTTTAGCGAAGACGAAGATGCGGTTCGCATTATGACGATTCATGCCAGTAAAGGGTTGGAATTTCCGATTGTGTTCGTAATGGATATGTCCAAACGCTTTAATAAAAAGGACATTCAAGGAAAGTATGTTTTCTCAGAAAAGTATGGAATTGGAACAGATTATTTTGATGTTACGAATCGTCTGCAATACACGTCATTACCACGTGTGGCTCTCGCTAATGAAAAAGAAAGAAATCTGTTGGCTGAAGAAATGCGAAAGCTCTATGTCGCGTTGACGCGAGCCGAACAAAAGCTTTATTTAGTAGGGACCTATGACACCGAAGAAAAGATGTGGCAAGAATGGTCAGCGGTGGATGATAGTTCTGAAATTGTTATGCCAAACCACTTACGTCTCCACGCGAATAACATGATGAAATGGGTAGGCTTGGCTCTCTACCGTCATCACAGTATCAACCCTGATTCGCTGTCAAAAGAGTATAGAGGGGAACTAGCTGTTGATCCGGTAGCCTTTACAGTCAGCTTTCACAGCGACGCCGACATTTTAGGAAACATTCTCACGGTGGATGTCGAAGAAGAGCAGGATGTGGATGGTACTATCAAAGTACTGGCTGATTTAGAATCCAGCCAAGCTATTACGAATGATTACAAACTTGCTAAAAAACTAATGGAAACAACATATCCGCATGAAGCAGCGACCGCCACAACGAGCTATCAGTCAGTTTCAGAAATCAAGCGGTTGTTCGAAGACCCTGATAACGCACAGCTCCTACAGTTAACGCTAGAAGGAAAAACACGGACAGGGCGTTATGTTGAACCAGATTTCCCCCGGCCCGCCTTCTTACAAGAAGTAAGACAGCCAACGAGTGCAGAAGTAGGGACAGCGGTCCATTATGTGATGCAACAAGTGGACTTAAAACGTGAAATTACCGATGCAACGATTGAGGAAATGATTCTTCAGTTAGTTGCGAACGGAGCGATTGAGGAGAACGTCGTTAAGCGAATTGACGCTACAGTTATTAGTGGTTTCTTTGCGACCGAATTAGGTAAATTAATTCAGGAAAAGG
This genomic interval from Jeotgalibaca porci contains the following:
- the addA gene encoding helicase-exonuclease AddAB subunit AddA, giving the protein MAMIPPKTANDRFTDEQWQAIYQTGDNLLVAASAGSGKTTVLVQRIIEKIKNGVNVDELLVVTFTESAAVEMKERIAVAIQKAINQAVDDDQYRHLLRQTTLLPQANISTIHAFCLKVIQRFFYLIDVDPVFRIMADTIEVEMLKEDVWEDLKEELYADLGTDFRRLAKAYSGDRNDDGIKDLVFSLYNFSRANPDPALWLDNMGQLYDVADGLEQSKLFQTLLKPQIEEELMGILYDCSQAIHLGGEAEGTSVQRELLEAEKNNIESVYEAIRQNDYQVAFEKISTLTFKTWRGATKKNEEYKETIIRMKDIRDKYKKATLQLRDNLFVRSKAEHETIISETKPYVDEMARVTKLFTKAYWEKKLAGNTLDFNDLEHLTLEILMPLIDGKREASEASRYFQEKFEEVLIDEYQDVNQLQESILYGVTRHHPATENLFMVGDVKQSIYAFRLADPGLFLRKYQDFGQDIAGKRIILAENFRSRSDVIDFTNFIFRQLMDVQVGQMAYDSLAELKLGNKNFPATTSCQTEVMIYLKGEGESDSKNDSDLTMQADPETIMEIDDKATGEITMVAQKIRNLMDEKGKMYDKETKASRLITYKDIVLLTPTKKNNLLILETFKEYGIPVILSDSQSFFQRTEIATILSVLKIIDNPRQDIPLAAVLRSPIVGMNERQLASIRLKEPNKPYYDAVMSYLVTEQKNPNHEEQETLEKLTRFNSLLTHWRNFAKQENLVNLIWQIYNDTHFLDYVGGMSSGKQRVANLHAFYERAQKFEATNFKGLFQFIRFIERIQDRDQDLAEPTTFSEDEDAVRIMTIHASKGLEFPIVFVMDMSKRFNKKDIQGKYVFSEKYGIGTDYFDVTNRLQYTSLPRVALANEKERNLLAEEMRKLYVALTRAEQKLYLVGTYDTEEKMWQEWSAVDDSSEIVMPNHLRLHANNMMKWVGLALYRHHSINPDSLSKEYRGELAVDPVAFTVSFHSDADILGNILTVDVEEEQDVDGTIKVLADLESSQAITNDYKLAKKLMETTYPHEAATATTSYQSVSEIKRLFEDPDNAQLLQLTLEGKTRTGRYVEPDFPRPAFLQEVRQPTSAEVGTAVHYVMQQVDLKREITDATIEEMILQLVANGAIEENVVKRIDATVISGFFATELGKLIQEKADLVSREVPFTMLMKAGNLFEYISKDSDDNLLIHGIIDGFIEFEDHIILFDFKTDYVGNQVDKIINKYRGQMIVYREALEQIKNKKVTETYLCLLNTQENVIIE